One segment of Penaeus chinensis breed Huanghai No. 1 chromosome 14, ASM1920278v2, whole genome shotgun sequence DNA contains the following:
- the LOC125032112 gene encoding uncharacterized protein LOC125032112 isoform X1: MMSHEEPQVRGEEGGGTEEEEGDLEARTAVEALLALTSPMDYTQHPAYEDEYIMESGMDHYADKSLSFKEASPSMYGHQSRAADIQPEGEEANELQAVAARACREERQILERKEAAAVISYSNSSKADEGNAQFRMLTELPESLKGSSLSLSETDSSGDEQDKLYKDLCKAAQQTSRQDEVLGFSSSQNRRPGEGTLKKVCDSTASKWCVMPGEKILEEKYQRRSSSESNESSFKKNLERTLSAGKGLMEHGTLPDKDGASSVPGLVPQGPVSLRRASQEGMVRVKRKQESDVGLGFVSKETPEKSLGIEMLKETKCSSVKGAMLEEDSNNEGEDNDTDDDSDSDSDSESSSSDSDDDEDDEDASDSDSDSESDEKSEEKLKTIESKEGESKEMEKADVEKNILETDHERMKVKESLLPDKEMQSSESKEKNVAKSTKTSQPQSASAEANCTGRGDTSICDSRVVEEKEKCPTPEKEKSEGNSSVQGKAETSTSDTSVQSGGKKVSSEISAGESGKAVRQSKDRRDDRRRDTEANGDKENDSPRDNTKNIDKSTKSDRKAQVSLKKQQPKGQKSSPLSSAPVNVSEVDLVQQVAVAFAQQLTTIQGSQAKQSTVKSHSPQEKPAKGEMDVSQDREDKSEQDIAATEEEKMEMEIDDAFPMPIQAEVVMSEGSESGIEYEDFDKSGGSKEDFSWYAKREQLLDQSEKENLELVAYLQSFVNGGGAGEVVEYPPPNNELPGEGADLTQWQLDSVHLPPFTPNVAPPSWLRLTIPAEGYRCHSCGDTFFIESSLVQHRERRSVWINLECGPCDAKLTFYNRCALKDHLRNHMMQGEEVDEETVEVRSLPLQLTRLLQPILVPIPQSLRGNKQHRRSTKSHGTVNKLPVLKPIGRTPPKVYGEDYQNGSLENLLEDEEGNEDDRSRFSSEEKIPLGMKRLSPRKRTVRCYLCERMFHSVRELMSHMRTDQPYSDQRVECRKCQLVLPSVCAAKAHILTHPPANTSNISVCPECGSRCDGPRDFVHHLNTCGHQFRRSGIVCPVCQVCFFKVLDDFLSHWISEHCAKSYECVVCRNTFESLVFHKCTTPGQQVLATFRCLLTCPLCSVAVQLHAQEEHDTNGKIKAHLADAHPSIITRVHYVYKSKFCTNAFRSKDELRAHHDREHRRDNHYRTKTCTLHHEVLGYQHQYFGGQEPRNAFVTLPVALSAEELHEARIRDVPTVSSVIDKTLFPDVPHLQEVSKSTKAEKQPKKMLNKAMPEDSEAKESSGKESPAKKDMDQLDKLRPNVCYRCGFTYTDNKDFRRHKRMCEGEAAERQCHVCSLAAVGEDFARHCLTHIRDGLILCIYCNGMQFNNATDLEQHFELHVHEQFSYPASCAFCCTSLPDVPTALSHLNEEHDPFHVPFDTSEFECDRCGRRFHGERGLSVHLGRCTLGTATPTPSSAGCRQCQVCTKALMPEMFGRHLVCHLEEGLLVCSLCDGRTLPSSMALLHHLEEHATALAYPSNCPMCSFVMQDSTSALTHLKEEHGFGNLHCAECDMHYNFTYQLQRHTDIVHKICQYAKRRYICWICRAYDHVKKETLMNHFRTVHGLDREQVDEKAMIRTRGQGTMPTSQFIPTKPLGSKEMPGGSRQDGDTVTVRLSRDKVKTSPGKMSIGSGASSKHPSNKSTQSSPVKSVDSKPTSPTSIKSPLGKREDAKLKEKTKVLIKRLPDSILDEQSRSKRRKTSTEEGGSEKCPKSNTKERKRKKKAYRCATCGFGTNSSEKYELHSSKHKEHGEDGGAEGFVCQECGASFVVEPSLARHMFFAHKVKLQVTGDDRNAEKSEVKADVKEETVIPMESEDTEKEPIFKVKVEEEEEEPEEAKEEEIEKPETKDNEVDVKVEEEETLAKRKVSRAAAKKNLRNAASKKRAEGGSLRRKEETVVNKKKPESIPKKLPDAGTVKRRVERNVSKKKAAKVVTRNKKEKEVTRPKQEREIAKRKVDRKVEFKKIEDYEEEERFDNQCVVCKEEFTSPVELYSHLRTHGMAFLKLGRKARPFGLEKTADR, from the exons ATGATGTCCCATGAAGAGCCCcaagtaaggggggaggagggagggggtacagaggaggaggaaggggatctgGAAGCTCGCACAGCTGTGGAGGCTCTGTTGGCTCTCACCTCACCTATGGACTACACCCAGCACCCTG CATATGAGGATGAGTACATCATGGAGTCTGGGATGGACCATTATGCAGACAAGTCACTGTCTTTTAAGGAAGCATCACCAAGCATGTATGGTCATCAGTCTCGGGCTGCAGACATCCAGCCTGAAGGGGAGGAAGCTAATGAGCTCCAGGCGGTGGCAGCTCGGGCGTGCAGAGAGGAACGGCAGATCCTAGAACGAAAGGAGGCGGCTGCAGTCATTTCCTACTCAAATTCCAGTAAGGCTGATGAAGGAAATGCTCAGTTCAGAATGCTCACAGAGTTACCAGAAAGCCTGAAGGGATCATCATTGAGTCTCTCAGAAACAGACAGCTCTGGGGATGAACAAGACAAGCTATACAAGGACCTTTGTAAGGCTGCTCAACAGACTAGTAGACAGGATGAGGTTTTAGGGTTTAGTAGTTCACAAAACAGAAGGCCTGGAGAAGGAACACTAAAAAAAGTGTGTGATAGTACTGCAAGCAAGTGGTGTGTCATGCCAGGTGAGAAAATTTTAGAGGAAAAATATCAGAGAAGAAGTTCCTCAGAAAGCAATGAAAGTAGTTtcaaaaaaaatctagaaagaaCTTTAAGTGCAGGAAAAGGTCTAATGGAACATGGCACATTGCCTGATAAAGACGGGGCTTCAAGTGTGCCTGGATTGGTCCCACAAGGACCTGTGAGCCTAAGGAGGGCCAGCCAGGAAGGAATGGTAAGGGTAAAACGAAAACAGGAAAGTGATGTGGGCTTAGGATTTGTTTCTAAGGAGACTCCTGAAAAGAGTCTAGGCATAGAAATGTTAAAAGAGACCAAGTGTTCAAGTGTTAAAGGTGCCATGCTGGAAGAGGACTCCAATAATGAAGGAGAagataatgatacagatgatgatTCAGATTCTGATAGTGATAGTGAGTCATCTTCATCAGAttcagatgatgatgaggatgatgaggatgcttCAGATTCTGACAGTGACTCTGAAAGTGATGAAAAGAGTGAGGAAAAATTAAAGACAATAGAAAGCAAGGAAGGTGAAagcaaggaaatggaaaaggctGATGTGGAAAAGAACATCTTAGAGACTGAtcatgagagaatgaaagtgaaggaAAGTCTTCTGCCAGACAAAGAAATGCAGAGTagtgaaagtaaagaaaaaaatgtggcaAAATCCACAAAAACAAGCCAGCCACAGAGTGCAAGTGCTGAGGCAAACTGTACAGGTAGGGGAGATACAAGTATTTGTGATTCAAGagtggtggaagagaaagagaaatgtccTACACctgaaaaagagaagagtgaggggaataGCAGTGTCCAAGGAAAGGCAGAGACCAGCACAAGTGATACAAGTGTTCAAAGTGGAGGCAAGAAAGTGTCCTCTGAAATTAGTGCAGGGGAATCTGGGAAAGCTGTTAGGCAAAGCAAAGACAGGCGTGACGACAGgaggagagacacagaggcaAATGGTGACAAAGAGAATGATTCTCCTagagataatacaaaaaatattgataaaagtacaaAAAGTGACAGAAAAGCCCAGGTTAGCTTAAAGAAGCAACAACCTAAGGGCCAGAAATCAAGCCCCTTAAGTTCGGCCCCAGTGAATGTGAGCGAAGTGGACCTGGTGCAGCAGGTTGCCGTGGCCTTTGCACAACAGCTGACAACCATTCAGGGCAGCCAGGCAAAGCAGAGCACAGTGAAGTCTCATTCGCCACAGGAGAAACCAgcgaagggagagatggatgtcAGTCAGGACCGTGAAGACAAGAGTGAGCAAGACATCGCAGccacagaggaagagaagatggagatggaaatcgACGATGCTTTCCCAATGCCGATTCAGGCAGAAGTCGTCATGTCGGAAGGCAGTGAAAGTGGCATTGAATATGAGGACTTCGACAAGAGTGGAGGTAGCAAGGAGGATTTCAGCTGGTACGCCAAACGAGAACAGCTCCTGGATCAGTCGGAGAAAGAGAACCTGGAACTTGTGGCTTATCTGCAGAGCTTT GTGAATGGAGGAGGTGCTGGGGAGGTAGTGGAGTATCCCCCACCCAACAATGAACTTCCCGGAGAGGGGGCTGACCTCACTCAGTGGCAGCTGGACAGCGTTcacctgcctcccttcacccccaaTGTTGCTCCTCCATCCTGGCTGCGGCTCACCATTCCTGCTGAGGGTTATCGGTGCCACTCGTGTGGAGACAC aTTCTTCATTGAGAGTTCTCTGGTGCAGCACAGGGAGCGTCGAAGCGTCTGGATCAACCTGGAGTGTGGCCCCTGTGACGCCAAACTGACCTTCTACAACCGATGTGCTCTTAAAG ATCATCTCCGCAACCACATGATGCaaggagaagaggtggatgaggagacTGTGGAAGTACGATCACTTCCTCTGCAGCTCACTAGGCTTCTCCAGCCTATCCTAGTGCCCATCCCACAATCACTCAGG GGCAATAAGCAGCACCGAAGATCCACAAAGAGCCATGGAACTGTCAACAAATTACCGGTGCTAAAGCCCATAGGGAGGACACCGCCAAAGGTTTATGGGGAAGACTATCAGAATGGCTCTTTGGAAAACTTGCTGGAGGATGAGGAAGGCAATGAAGATGACCGCAGCCGCTTCAGCTCAGAGGAAAAGATTCCTCTGGGCATGAAAAG GCTCTCTCCAAGGAAACGTACTGTGAGGTGCTATCTGTGTGAAAGGATGTTTCACAGTGTGCGGGAATTGATGTCTCACATGCGCACTGACCAGCCATACTCTGATCAGCGTGTGGAGTGTAGAAAGTGCCAGCTGGTTCTCCCAAGTGTGTGTGCTGCAAAGGCCCATATCCTCACTCATCCTCCTGCCAATACCTCAAACATATCTGTGTGTCCAGAGTGTGGCAGCCGTTGTGATGGCCCTAGAGACTTCGTACACCACCTCAACACCTGTGGACATCAGTTCCGTCGCTCGGGCATTGTGTGTCCTGTATGCCAAGTGTGTTTCTTCAAAGTGCTTGATGACTTCTTATCGCACTGGATCTCCGAGCATTGTGCAAAGTCTTacgagtgtgttgtgtgtagaaACACATTCGAAAGTCTTGTGTTCCATAAATGTACAACACCGGGACAGCAAGTCCTGGCAACATTCCGCTGTTTGCTTACGTGTCCTTTGTGCTCAGTTGCTGTTCAGTTACATGCCCAGGAAGAGCATGATACCAATGGCAAAATCAAGGCTCACCTGGCAGATGCCCATCCTTCTATTATAACTAGAGTCCATTATGTTTACAAGTCCAAGTTTTGTACTAACGCTTTCCGGTCTAAAGATGAGCTTAGAGCTCATCACGATCGAGAGCACAGAAGGGACAATCACTACCGCACCAAGACATGTACGCTGCACCATGAAGTCCTGGGTTATCAGCACCAGTATTTTGGAGGTCAAGAACCCAGGAATGCATTTGTCACCCTCCCCGTTGCTCTTAGTGCAGAAGAACTGCACGAAGCCAGAATAAGGGATGTACCAACGGTCAGCAGTGTCATAGACAAGACTCTTTTCCCAGATGTGCCTCACCTCCAAGAAGTCTCAAAATCAACAAAGGCTGAAAAGCAGCCAAAGAAAATGCTAAACAAAGCAATGCCTGAAGATTCTGAGGCAAAGGAGTCCTCAGGGAAAGAAAGTCCTGCCAAGAAGGACATGgaccagttagacaagctccgcCCAAATGTCTGTTACCGATGTGGTTTTACATACACTGACAACAAGGATTTCAGGAGACACAAGCGTATGTGTGAAGGGGAGGCAGCGGAGAGGCAGTGCCATGTGTGTAGCTTGGCTGCTGTGGGTGAGGACTTTGCCCGTCACTGCCTCACCCATATCAGGGACGGGTTGATACTCTGCATATACTGCAATGGGATGCAGTTCAACAATGCCACTGACTTGGAACAGCACTTTGAACTCCATGTCCACGAACAGTTTTCATATCCAGCAAGTTGTGCTTTCTGTTGCACATCCTTGCCTGATGTACCAACAGCTCTGTCTCATCTCAATGAAGAGCATGATCCATTCCATGTACCTTTCGACACCTCTGAATTTGAATGTGACCGCTGTGGCCGCCGTTTCCATGGTGAAAGAGGACTGAGTGTTCATTTAGGTCGCTGTACACTAGGCACTGCCACTCCAACCCCTTCTTCTGCTGGGTGTCGCCAGTGCCAGGTCTGTACTAAAGCCCTCATGCCAGAGATGTTTGGACGTCACTTGGTGTGCCACCTGGAGGAAGGGCTATTGGTGTGCAGCTTGTGTGATGGCAGAACACTGCCCTCAAGCATGGCACTGCTTCACCATCTGGAGGAACATGCAACTGCCCTGGCATATCCTTCAAATTGTCCAATGTGTTCATTTGTCATGCAGGACAGCACTTCAGCTCTGACACATCTCAAGGAAGAACATGGATTTGGGAACCTTCACTGTGCTGAATGTGACATGCATTATAACTTTACATATCAACTGCAGCGTCATACAGATATTGTTCACAAGATATGCCAGTATGCCAAAAGACGATATATCTGCTGGATATGTCGTGCATATGATCATGTGAAGAAGGAGACTCTCATGAATCATTTTCGCACAGTGCATGGACTAGATCGGGAGCAAGTTGATGAGAAGGCAATGATTAGGACTCGTGGTCAGGGAACAATGCCCACTTCTCAGTTTATCCCAACCAAGCCATTGGGAAGCAAAGAAATGCCAGGTGGGAGTCGACAGGATGGTGATACTGTGACAGTCAGACTGAGCAGAGACAAAGTGAAGACTTCTCCTGGTAAAATGTCTATTGGATCTGGAGCATCATCTAAGCACCCTAGTAATAAATCCACACAGAGTTCTCCTGTGAAAAGCGTGGATAGTAAACCAACCAGCCCAACTTCCATTAAATCACCTTTAGGCAAAAGAGAAGATGCCAAGCTCAAGGAAAAGACAAAAGTTCTCATTAAAAGGTTACCTGATTCCATCTTAGATGAGCAATCTAGAtcaaagaggagaaaaacaagTACAGAAGAAGGGGGGTCTGAAAAGTGTCCTAAAAGTaatacaaaggaaaggaaaaggaaaaaaaaggcttACAGGTGTGCCACTTGTGGATTCGGCACCAACTCAAGTGAGAAGTATGAACTACACTCCAGTAAGCACAAAGAGCATGGGGAAGATGGCGGAGCCGAGGGGTTTGTATGCCAGGAGTGTGGGGCATCATTTGTCGTTGAACCCTCCCTTGCACGACACATGTTCTTTGCTCACAAAGTAAAACTCCAGGTGACAGGCGATGACAGGAATGCTGAGAAGAGTGAAGTTAAGGCTGATGTGAAGGAGGAAACAGTTATCCCCATGGAAAGTGAGGATACAGAAAAGGAACCAATATTCAAagtgaaagtggaggaggaggaagaagaaccagaggaagcaaaggaagaagaaatagagaagccTGAAACAAAAGATAATGAAGTAGATGttaaagtggaggaggaagagactctTGCCAAGAGGAAAGTATCAAGAGCTGCAGCGAAGAAGAACTTGAGGAATGCGGCGTCAAaaaagagagcagagggaggttcacttaggaggaaagaggagacagtagtaaataaaaagaaaccagAGAGCATCCCCAAAAAACTTCCAGATGCAGGAACAGTCaaaagaagagtggagagaaatGTTTCAAAGAAGAAAGCAGCGAAGGTAGTGAccagaaataagaaggaaaaagaagtaacCAGACCTAAGCAGGAAAGGGAAATAGCAAAAAGGAAAGTAGACAGGAAAGTAGAATTCAAAAAGATTGAAGattatgaagaggaggagagatttgACAATCAGTGTGTTGTTTGCAAGGAGGAGTTCACATCACCAGTGGAACTCTACAGTCATTTACGGACCCACGGAATGGCCTTCCTAAAGCTAGGCCGCAAAGCCAGGCCCTTTGGCTTGGAGAAGACAGCTGATCGATGA